From a single Streptomyces sp. 1331.2 genomic region:
- a CDS encoding ADP-ribosylglycohydrolase family protein: MGKATGALLGLAIGDALGRPTEFQDVDRIAADHPDWRQLPLPAKALVTDDTQMTLALGRGLRTALARGPLTPLRLERPVREEFVDWWRSPENNRAPGMTCLRSCERLSHDQVRWQQASDVGSKGCGANMRVAPVGLIRDLDARQAAGAAQLQSALTHGHPTALAASDLTAYAVRKLAEGVPPAVLPAVLRAYALASRERYDEFWLGDLADQWYGASPQAVIARGWDDCLAVLDQLEAALAAPDVEADPCLATGEGWVAEEAFGTGLLCFLLLPDDPVAAVRRAAYSGGDSDSLACLTGAFAGAHHGEEAWPGEWVARIEHRDELLELGALWD, translated from the coding sequence GTGGGCAAGGCGACGGGCGCACTACTGGGGCTGGCGATCGGGGACGCACTCGGCCGGCCGACCGAGTTCCAGGACGTCGACCGGATCGCCGCCGACCACCCCGACTGGCGGCAACTCCCGCTGCCGGCCAAGGCATTGGTGACCGACGACACCCAGATGACGCTCGCCCTCGGCCGCGGCCTGCGCACCGCCCTGGCCCGTGGGCCACTGACGCCCCTGCGCCTGGAGCGGCCGGTCCGCGAGGAGTTCGTCGACTGGTGGCGCTCCCCGGAGAACAACCGCGCCCCCGGCATGACCTGCCTGCGCTCCTGCGAGCGGCTCAGCCACGACCAGGTCCGCTGGCAGCAGGCCAGCGACGTCGGCTCCAAGGGCTGCGGCGCCAACATGCGGGTCGCCCCGGTCGGGCTGATCCGCGACCTCGACGCCCGGCAGGCCGCCGGCGCCGCCCAGCTGCAGTCCGCGCTCACCCACGGCCACCCGACCGCGCTCGCCGCGAGCGACCTCACCGCGTACGCCGTCCGCAAGCTGGCCGAGGGCGTTCCGCCGGCCGTGCTGCCCGCCGTGCTGCGGGCGTACGCGCTGGCGAGCCGCGAGCGGTACGACGAGTTCTGGCTCGGCGACCTCGCCGACCAGTGGTACGGCGCCTCGCCGCAGGCCGTCATCGCCCGGGGCTGGGACGACTGCCTCGCCGTCCTCGACCAGCTGGAGGCAGCGCTCGCCGCACCCGACGTCGAGGCCGACCCGTGCCTGGCCACCGGCGAGGGCTGGGTCGCCGAGGAGGCCTTCGGCACCGGCCTGCTCTGCTTCCTGCTGCTGCCGGACGACCCGGTCGCCGCCGTCCGTCGGGCCGCCTACTCCGGCGGTGACTCCGACTCGCTCGCCTGCCTGACCGGCGCCTTCGCGGGCGCCCACCACGGCGAGGAGGCCTGGCCGGGGGAGTGGGTCGCGCGGATCGAGCACCGGGACGAGCTGCTGGAGCTCGGGGCGCTCTGGGACTGA
- a CDS encoding transporter → MSAAATPVPDGRTVVRALVALKLRLLRNGLRRSPGRTAVYVIGAALGLAFAGGIAFAMAMLNGRYAGSGDAGVMLLGVLCLGWAALPLFLFSSDESADPTRLTMLPLRPGPLLRGSLLAALIGPGPLVSLVLVTGAALSGADGGASAAAALVGVPLAVLCLVTLSRAVAAGNARMLSSRRGKDFAIFGGLLFALLVQAANIGSQSIFGRPGDQLDLSPLKPIASVLRWIPPVGAADAARTAGEGRYGLALLQLAAAGALLVLLLRWWRSSLQELMVTADSSTLEVARGVQDSRGWRLLPGGRVGAVMQRHLRYAWREPRAKAAVFTSIGMTLVICVLSMVQGWSSVYLLAMTGTFLGLQMLNLFGMDGSAFWMVAATLRTAADARDELRGRAYAVLSYALPVTLVLGLVLAAATGDWTRLPSALGLALALLGCGVALGAVFSVLAPYTMPADSNPMRNAAPGQGGLILLNQFGSMVGVALLTLPVGGYLAWALLSGGPSWPVLLIGALYGALVAVVGVRLAAARLLERIPEILAKAIER, encoded by the coding sequence GTGAGCGCGGCCGCCACCCCCGTACCCGACGGGCGGACGGTCGTCCGCGCGCTGGTGGCGCTCAAGCTGCGGCTGCTGCGCAACGGGCTGCGGCGCAGCCCCGGCCGTACCGCCGTCTACGTCATCGGCGCCGCCCTCGGCCTGGCCTTCGCGGGCGGCATCGCCTTCGCCATGGCCATGCTGAACGGCCGCTACGCCGGCTCCGGGGACGCCGGCGTGATGCTGCTCGGCGTGCTCTGCCTCGGCTGGGCGGCGCTGCCGCTCTTCCTCTTCTCCAGCGACGAGAGCGCCGACCCGACCCGGCTCACCATGCTGCCGCTGCGGCCGGGGCCGCTGCTGCGCGGCTCGCTGCTGGCCGCGCTGATCGGGCCCGGGCCGCTGGTCAGCCTGGTGCTGGTGACCGGCGCCGCGCTGTCCGGCGCCGACGGCGGCGCCTCGGCCGCGGCCGCGCTGGTCGGCGTGCCGCTCGCGGTGCTCTGCCTGGTCACGCTCTCCCGGGCGGTCGCCGCCGGCAACGCCCGGATGCTCTCCAGCCGGCGCGGCAAGGACTTCGCGATCTTCGGCGGGCTGCTCTTCGCCCTGCTCGTCCAGGCCGCCAACATCGGCTCGCAGAGCATTTTCGGGCGGCCCGGCGATCAGCTCGACCTCAGCCCGCTGAAGCCGATCGCCTCCGTGCTGCGCTGGATCCCGCCGGTCGGTGCGGCGGACGCGGCCCGCACCGCCGGCGAGGGCCGGTACGGGCTCGCGCTGCTCCAGCTCGCGGCGGCCGGCGCCCTGCTCGTCCTGCTGCTGCGCTGGTGGCGGAGCAGCCTGCAGGAGCTGATGGTCACCGCCGACTCCTCCACCCTGGAGGTGGCCCGCGGAGTGCAGGACTCCCGCGGCTGGCGCCTCCTGCCCGGGGGGCGGGTCGGCGCCGTGATGCAGCGCCACCTGCGGTACGCCTGGCGCGAGCCGCGGGCCAAGGCCGCGGTGTTCACGAGCATCGGGATGACCCTGGTGATCTGCGTGCTGTCGATGGTCCAGGGCTGGTCGAGCGTCTACCTGCTGGCGATGACCGGGACCTTCCTCGGGCTGCAGATGCTCAACCTGTTCGGCATGGACGGCTCGGCGTTCTGGATGGTCGCCGCCACCCTGCGCACCGCGGCCGACGCCCGGGACGAGCTGCGCGGCCGGGCGTACGCGGTGCTCTCGTACGCCCTCCCGGTGACGCTGGTGCTCGGCCTCGTGCTGGCCGCCGCCACCGGCGACTGGACCCGCCTGCCGTCCGCGCTCGGCCTCGCGCTGGCGCTGCTCGGCTGCGGGGTGGCGCTCGGCGCGGTGTTCAGCGTGCTGGCGCCGTACACCATGCCCGCCGACAGCAACCCGATGCGCAACGCCGCCCCCGGGCAGGGCGGGCTGATCCTGCTCAACCAGTTCGGCTCGATGGTCGGTGTGGCACTGCTCACCCTCCCGGTGGGCGGCTACCTCGCCTGGGCGCTGCTCTCGGGCGGGCCGAGCTGGCCGGTGCTCCTGATCGGCGCGCTGTACGGCGCGCTGGTCGCCGTCGTCGGGGTGCGGCTGGCGGCCGCCCGGCTGCTGGAGCGCATCCCGGAGATCCTCGCCAAGGCCATCGAGCGCTGA
- a CDS encoding ATP-binding protein codes for MQGAVSVSPAQIPELLLGLATVRPVFLWGAPGIGKSSLVRAFAESLGLECVSLVGTQLAPEDLIGVPQLTPEGRSRFCPPEQIARDEPYCLFLDELNAASPDVQKAFYSLILDRRIGSYELPPGSIVIGAGNRATDGALARPMASALVNRMVHVHLRANAEDWLRWAAGAGIHPWVLDHLTDRPDHLWSAPPKTEEPFSTPRAWHMLSDALHSFGPTLDEETLKVVAHGLLTPQHAIAFCGYAKIVRNSYGLEAILKGDARWPHRLEDRDLLYYLADAFRGRLVKELPASKEHASGAQRQTAFRAKSLLVQLAEISVEVAQTVIADGADGNPVLPSWFLIEAARDMPRLVEARR; via the coding sequence GTGCAGGGAGCAGTCAGCGTCTCGCCCGCCCAGATCCCCGAGCTGTTGCTCGGACTGGCCACCGTCCGCCCGGTGTTCCTCTGGGGGGCTCCCGGGATCGGCAAGTCCTCCCTGGTCAGGGCGTTCGCCGAATCGCTCGGCCTGGAGTGCGTGAGCCTGGTCGGCACCCAGCTCGCCCCGGAGGACCTGATCGGCGTCCCGCAGCTCACCCCGGAGGGCCGCTCCCGGTTCTGCCCGCCCGAGCAGATCGCCCGCGACGAGCCGTACTGCCTCTTCCTGGACGAGCTCAACGCGGCCTCGCCGGACGTCCAGAAGGCCTTCTACTCGCTGATCCTGGACCGCCGGATCGGCTCGTACGAGCTGCCGCCCGGCTCGATCGTGATCGGCGCCGGGAACCGCGCCACCGACGGCGCACTGGCCCGCCCGATGGCGTCCGCGCTGGTCAACCGCATGGTCCACGTCCACCTGCGAGCCAACGCCGAGGACTGGCTGCGCTGGGCGGCCGGCGCCGGCATCCACCCCTGGGTCCTCGACCACCTCACCGACCGGCCCGATCACCTGTGGTCCGCCCCGCCCAAGACCGAGGAGCCGTTCTCCACCCCGCGCGCCTGGCACATGCTCTCCGACGCGCTGCACTCCTTCGGCCCGACCCTGGACGAAGAGACCCTCAAGGTGGTCGCGCACGGCCTGCTCACCCCCCAGCACGCGATCGCCTTCTGCGGCTACGCGAAGATCGTCCGCAACTCGTACGGCCTGGAGGCGATCCTCAAGGGCGACGCCCGCTGGCCGCACCGGCTGGAGGACCGGGACCTGCTCTACTACCTGGCCGACGCCTTCCGCGGCCGCCTCGTCAAGGAGCTGCCCGCAAGCAAGGAGCACGCCTCCGGGGCGCAGCGGCAGACCGCCTTCCGGGCCAAGTCGCTGCTGGTGCAGCTGGCCGAGATCTCGGTGGAGGTCGCCCAGACGGTGATCGCCGACGGCGCGGACGGCAACCCGGTGCTGCCCTCCTGGTTCCTGATCGAGGCCGCCCGGGACATGCCCAGGCTGGTCGAGGCCCGCCGGTGA
- a CDS encoding serpin family protein produces MTNSSTGNRRRAALLLAAVLAAPLLSGCGSTGAGAGAEVRASAPASRPAVDPAQVAATAKATAAFGLDLLHVLTAKPDDAGRNLVVSPTGLATVLAMVLPGARGATADELAKALHTELDPKQYALAVGASDQQAKNGDQVTLRQSDQVWTQQGFPVEPDYLATLAADFDAGVHTTDFKKDPEGSRKAVNAAVEKATEGRIKDLFAPKAINPDTRLVLTDALYLKAKWASEFKPSHTEDRPFHKLDGTAANVSTMSRTGEFKYADGSGGILGEPWQAIELPYAGGNLAMDLIVPAQGGFAAFTKELDQPELDRILGALAEQPVDLQLPRFHFDTSDELTPALRSLGVHSAFDNADLSGIAKDQPLAVSTVVQKATVQVDEEGTVAAAGSGVGIGVAAAPAPQQAAQLHIDRPFLFLIRDTSGGRPLFLGQVVDPQAK; encoded by the coding sequence ATGACGAACAGCAGCACCGGAAACCGTCGTCGCGCCGCCCTGCTCCTCGCCGCCGTGCTTGCCGCGCCGCTGCTCAGCGGTTGTGGGAGTACCGGTGCCGGCGCCGGTGCGGAGGTCAGGGCCTCCGCGCCGGCGAGTCGGCCCGCGGTCGACCCGGCCCAGGTGGCGGCTACCGCGAAGGCCACCGCCGCCTTCGGGCTGGACCTCCTGCACGTCCTCACTGCCAAGCCGGACGACGCGGGGCGCAACCTCGTGGTCTCCCCGACCGGCCTGGCCACCGTGCTCGCCATGGTGCTCCCCGGCGCCCGCGGGGCGACGGCCGACGAGTTGGCCAAGGCCCTGCACACCGAGCTCGACCCGAAGCAGTACGCCCTCGCCGTCGGCGCGTCCGACCAGCAGGCCAAGAACGGTGACCAGGTCACCCTGCGCCAGAGCGACCAGGTCTGGACGCAGCAGGGCTTTCCGGTGGAGCCCGACTACCTGGCCACCCTCGCCGCCGACTTCGACGCCGGAGTGCACACCACCGACTTCAAGAAGGACCCCGAGGGCAGCCGCAAGGCGGTCAACGCGGCCGTGGAGAAGGCCACCGAGGGGCGGATCAAGGACCTCTTCGCCCCGAAGGCGATCAACCCGGACACCAGGCTGGTCCTCACCGACGCGCTCTACCTCAAGGCGAAGTGGGCCTCCGAGTTCAAGCCCTCGCACACCGAGGACCGCCCGTTCCACAAGCTCGACGGCACCGCCGCGAACGTCTCCACGATGAGCCGGACCGGCGAGTTCAAGTACGCCGACGGCTCCGGCGGGATCCTCGGCGAGCCCTGGCAGGCCATCGAACTCCCCTACGCGGGTGGAAACTTGGCGATGGACCTGATCGTCCCCGCACAGGGCGGCTTCGCGGCCTTCACCAAGGAGCTGGACCAGCCCGAGCTCGACCGGATCCTCGGCGCCCTCGCCGAGCAGCCCGTCGACCTGCAGCTGCCGCGCTTCCACTTCGACACCTCCGACGAGCTCACCCCCGCGCTGCGCTCGCTCGGCGTGCACTCGGCCTTCGACAACGCCGACCTCAGCGGCATCGCCAAGGACCAGCCGCTCGCCGTCAGCACGGTGGTGCAGAAGGCCACCGTCCAGGTGGACGAGGAGGGCACGGTCGCGGCGGCCGGCAGCGGCGTCGGGATCGGCGTGGCGGCGGCGCCCGCCCCACAACAGGCCGCCCAGCTGCACATCGACCGGCCGTTCCTGTTCCTGATCCGGGACACCTCGGGCGGGCGGCCGCTGTTCCTCGGCCAGGTCGTCGATCCGCAGGCGAAGTAG
- a CDS encoding ADP-ribosylglycohydrolase family protein, with protein sequence MTEPAAESGYRDRVRGALLGGAIGDALGWPVEFQQLHQIQDRYGPQGVTALPAGPGPVEVTDDTQMTLFTAEGLIRGFVRGWTGGGGSVPEAVHGAYRRWLLTQYQPAPDAEPQPHPYDGWLLRQPFLYARRAPGNACLSGVSEHPVFEAPSAIGRPGPINPGSKGCGTVMRSAPFGLARLGTEQAFGLAVQCAQLTHGHPTGYLAAGAFAALVERLANGTEPWAAVGETVDQIRELPASKETVQALARAVRLAQEAEPSAETVERVGLGWIAEECLAVAVHSLLAATLDPDPVRTALLLSVNHSGDSDSTGAVCGNLVGAAYGASALPAEWAGAVEGRAELRQVADDLLVLFGSRDPLHPGLGGRYPAR encoded by the coding sequence GTGACGGAGCCGGCGGCCGAGTCGGGGTACCGGGACCGGGTGCGCGGAGCGCTGCTCGGCGGAGCGATCGGCGATGCGCTGGGCTGGCCGGTGGAGTTCCAGCAGCTCCACCAGATCCAGGACCGGTACGGCCCGCAGGGCGTGACGGCGCTGCCGGCCGGCCCCGGGCCGGTCGAGGTCACCGACGACACCCAGATGACCCTGTTCACCGCCGAGGGCCTGATCCGCGGCTTCGTCCGCGGCTGGACGGGCGGCGGCGGCTCCGTCCCCGAGGCCGTGCACGGCGCCTACCGGCGCTGGCTGCTGACGCAGTACCAGCCCGCGCCGGACGCCGAACCGCAGCCCCACCCGTACGACGGCTGGCTGCTGCGGCAGCCGTTCTTGTACGCGCGGCGGGCACCGGGCAACGCCTGCCTCAGCGGGGTGTCCGAGCACCCGGTCTTCGAGGCGCCGTCCGCGATCGGGCGGCCGGGGCCGATCAACCCGGGCTCCAAGGGCTGCGGCACGGTGATGCGCTCGGCGCCGTTCGGGCTGGCCCGGCTGGGCACCGAGCAGGCCTTCGGACTGGCTGTGCAGTGCGCCCAGCTCACCCACGGGCACCCGACCGGCTACCTCGCGGCGGGCGCCTTCGCGGCGCTGGTCGAACGGCTGGCGAACGGGACGGAGCCGTGGGCGGCGGTCGGCGAGACCGTCGATCAGATCCGCGAGCTGCCCGCGTCCAAGGAGACCGTCCAGGCGCTGGCCCGGGCGGTGCGGCTCGCCCAGGAGGCCGAGCCCTCGGCGGAGACGGTGGAGCGGGTCGGCCTCGGCTGGATCGCCGAGGAGTGCCTGGCCGTCGCGGTGCACTCGCTGCTGGCGGCCACCCTCGACCCCGACCCGGTGCGCACCGCGCTGCTGCTGTCGGTGAACCACTCCGGGGACAGCGACTCCACCGGCGCGGTCTGCGGCAACCTGGTCGGGGCCGCGTACGGCGCCTCGGCGCTGCCCGCCGAGTGGGCCGGGGCCGTCGAGGGGCGGGCCGAGCTGCGGCAGGTCGCGGACGACCTGCTGGTGCTGTTCGGCAGCCGCGACCCGCTGCACCCGGGGCTCGGCGGGCGCTACCCGGCCCGGTAG
- a CDS encoding DUF2786 domain-containing protein — translation MGKRAQQGGDAGPLLEQAVRSVLTAPDEGLDLALDTGASLLAASPGQWPAVSRALLVHADTAVGRCWSAGWRPADLARVVRRGLKPVHLALAIDLIAAEHRRHPAAALDRRWQEQLRELETETWWPGDEQYLGAFAHRHRLDRFALATAVLELLRTWGRLPPIAPVGPAPGRAPRAERAGGGPVPGEPRMLARIRALLAKAESTEYPEEAEALTAKAQQLMAQHSIDEALLAAAGTDRDAPAALRIGVDNPYEGPKTMLLDAVAAANRCRVVWAKEFGFCTVVGFDGDLDGVELLYTSLLVQATHALNKAGSGRDSRSKAFRQSFLVAYAARIRERLTAATERTTSAAAAGRHLREDGTEEQLLPDERLLPALAARSEAVDEEVGRLFPKLVSQRVRVSDGEGWAAGRAAADRAALHGRAGQIRG, via the coding sequence GTGGGCAAGCGCGCGCAGCAGGGCGGAGACGCCGGACCGCTGCTGGAGCAGGCCGTACGGTCGGTGCTGACGGCCCCGGACGAGGGGCTGGACCTGGCCCTGGACACCGGGGCGTCACTGCTGGCCGCCTCGCCCGGGCAGTGGCCGGCGGTCAGCCGGGCGCTGCTGGTCCACGCGGACACCGCCGTCGGCCGCTGCTGGTCCGCCGGGTGGCGCCCGGCCGACCTGGCGCGGGTGGTGCGGCGCGGGCTGAAGCCCGTCCACCTGGCACTCGCGATCGACCTGATCGCCGCCGAGCACCGCCGCCACCCCGCGGCGGCCCTCGACCGGCGCTGGCAGGAGCAGCTGCGCGAGCTGGAGACCGAGACCTGGTGGCCCGGCGACGAGCAGTACCTGGGCGCCTTCGCCCACCGGCACCGGCTGGACCGCTTCGCGCTCGCCACCGCCGTCCTGGAGCTGCTGCGCACCTGGGGACGGCTGCCGCCGATCGCCCCGGTCGGCCCGGCGCCCGGGCGGGCGCCCCGAGCCGAACGGGCCGGCGGCGGGCCGGTGCCCGGCGAGCCGCGGATGCTGGCCCGGATCCGGGCCCTGCTGGCCAAGGCGGAGTCCACCGAGTATCCCGAGGAGGCCGAGGCGCTGACCGCCAAGGCCCAGCAGCTGATGGCCCAGCACAGCATCGACGAGGCCCTGCTGGCCGCCGCCGGCACCGACCGCGACGCCCCGGCGGCGCTGCGGATCGGCGTGGACAACCCGTACGAGGGCCCCAAGACGATGCTGCTGGACGCGGTCGCCGCGGCCAACCGGTGCCGGGTGGTCTGGGCGAAGGAGTTCGGCTTCTGCACCGTGGTCGGCTTCGACGGGGACCTGGACGGCGTCGAACTGCTCTACACCTCGCTGCTGGTGCAGGCCACCCACGCGCTCAACAAGGCCGGCTCCGGCCGGGACTCGCGCAGCAAGGCCTTCCGGCAGTCCTTCCTGGTCGCGTACGCGGCGCGGATCCGCGAGCGGCTGACCGCCGCCACCGAGCGGACCACCAGCGCCGCCGCGGCCGGCCGGCACCTGCGCGAGGACGGCACCGAGGAGCAGCTGCTGCCGGACGAGCGGCTGCTGCCCGCGCTCGCCGCCCGCTCGGAGGCGGTGGACGAGGAGGTCGGCCGACTGTTCCCGAAGCTGGTCTCGCAGCGAGTCCGGGTCAGCGACGGCGAGGGCTGGGCGGCGGGCCGCGCCGCCGCGGACCGGGCCGCGCTGCACGGGCGCGCCGGGCAGATCCGCGGTTAG
- a CDS encoding cytochrome P450, with protein MTTTAKFDPWSAAFVAHPYDAYADLRTHAPVTYFEPTNQWLVSRHEDVSALLRDRRLGRTYTHRFSHAEFGRPEPDPAHEPFHTLNDHGLLDLEAPDHTRIRRLVSKAFTPRMVEGLRPTVRRLAGELVDGLLATGGGDLIAAVAEPLPVAVIAEMLGIPEGDRHLLRPWSADITGMFELNPSEEAARRAVTASTEFSDYLRALIRERRETPGEDLISALIQAQEGSDALSEQEMVSTCVLLLNAGHEATVNTTGNGWWALFRHPDELARLRGSVDEVLPTAVEELMRWDTPLQMFERWALEDIEVRGVTIPRGAEIALLFGSANRDPDRFADPDRLDLGRTDNPHITFGAGIHFCLGAPLARLELTESYGTLLRRAPGLRLVREPEWNPGYVIRGLKELLVEV; from the coding sequence ATGACGACGACGGCGAAGTTCGACCCCTGGTCGGCGGCGTTCGTGGCCCACCCGTACGACGCGTACGCCGACCTGCGCACGCACGCGCCGGTGACGTACTTCGAGCCGACGAACCAGTGGCTCGTCTCCCGCCACGAGGACGTCAGCGCGCTGCTGCGCGACCGGCGGCTCGGCCGCACCTACACCCACCGGTTCAGCCACGCGGAGTTCGGCCGCCCCGAGCCCGACCCGGCGCACGAGCCCTTCCACACCCTGAACGACCACGGCCTGCTCGACCTGGAAGCGCCCGACCACACCCGGATCCGCCGGCTCGTCTCCAAGGCCTTCACCCCGCGCATGGTCGAGGGCCTGCGCCCGACCGTCCGGCGCCTCGCCGGCGAACTGGTCGACGGCCTGCTCGCGACCGGCGGCGGCGACCTGATCGCCGCCGTCGCCGAGCCGCTGCCGGTCGCCGTGATCGCCGAGATGCTCGGGATCCCCGAGGGCGACCGGCACCTGCTGCGGCCCTGGTCCGCCGACATCACCGGGATGTTCGAGCTCAACCCGAGCGAGGAGGCCGCCCGCCGGGCCGTCACCGCGAGCACCGAGTTCTCCGACTACCTGCGCGCCCTGATCCGCGAACGCCGGGAGACCCCGGGGGAGGACCTGATCAGCGCGCTCATCCAGGCCCAGGAGGGCTCGGACGCGCTCAGCGAGCAGGAGATGGTCTCCACCTGCGTGCTGCTGCTCAACGCCGGCCACGAGGCGACCGTCAACACCACCGGAAACGGCTGGTGGGCGCTGTTCCGCCACCCCGACGAACTCGCCCGGCTGCGCGGCTCGGTGGACGAAGTGCTGCCCACCGCCGTCGAGGAACTGATGCGCTGGGACACCCCGCTGCAGATGTTCGAGCGGTGGGCCCTGGAGGACATCGAGGTCCGCGGCGTCACCATCCCGCGCGGCGCTGAGATCGCCCTGCTCTTCGGCTCCGCCAACCGCGACCCCGACCGCTTCGCCGACCCCGACCGCCTCGACCTCGGCCGCACCGACAACCCGCACATCACCTTCGGCGCCGGAATCCACTTCTGTCTGGGCGCGCCCCTTGCCAGACTGGAGCTCACCGAGTCCTACGGCACACTGCTGCGCCGGGCCCCGGGCCTGCGGCTGGTCCGCGAGCCCGAGTGGAACCCGGGCTACGTGATCCGCGGGCTCAAGGAGCTGCTGGTCGAGGTGTGA